In Candidatus Rokuibacteriota bacterium, the genomic stretch GCACCATCAAGTTCAGGGAGAACTTCCACCAGAGCCTCTCCGACATGATCTTCGAGGCCGTGAACCTCCCGATCCCGGTCACGCGGGTGGCGGCGTACTGCGCGACGGGCATCGAGGCCGTGCGCAACGCCGCGCTGGCGGTGGCCTCGGGCGAGTACGACCTGGTGCTCACGGTGGGGGCCGAGAAGATGCGCGAGGGGCCCTCCCGCGGCTCGCTCGTCGCGCAGGCCGTGAACCGGGGGCATCCCGTGCTGGCCAAGGGCCGGACCGCGCCGGGCATGTTCGCGCTCGTCGCGACGCGCTCCTTCAAGGCGTACGGGGCGGGGGAGGAGGCGCTCGGGGCGGTGGCGACGAAGAACCACTACCACGGCTTCCTCAACCCCAGAGCGTCTCACCGGCCAGCGTCGCCGTCACCACCTCCATGCATCCGTTCTCCAGCGCGCGGTGAAGGATGCGGTCCGCGGCGCCGGGATTGCCACGCAGGCCACCTGCCACACCGTCCGGCATTCGTGTGCCACCCACCTGCTGGAAGAGAGCCACGATATCCGCACCGTGCAGGAACTGCTCGGCCACTCAGACGGCAGCACCACGAGGATCTACACCCACGTGCTCAACCGAGGACCGGCCGGGGTCCGCAGCCCCGCCGACCGGCTGTTCCTGTCATGACCTCAGCGGCTGGGAAACACATCGGGCTGGCCGCGGAGGCCCAGGTGACATCGTGCAGTGCCTTGCGGTGTATCACGGCAAGGGAACGAAGGCGTGCCCTGCAAGGTCGCGGAAACGCGGGTGCCGACGGAGCTCGGCCGGGCTCGTTCGTCGTGCTATACAGAACTACGCAGCCGGATAACGCAGTTTAAGATACTGAGCGTTAGGCTTCACGAGGGGATCGTGAAGAAGGCCGAACGAAGCGTACCTCGCAGCCCCGAGGCGTGGCTCGAAGAGATTCGAGCGGCATATGCGGACGTTCAAGAAGCCATTCCCTTCGGACCCGTCGTAGGTCTTCGTTTTGGGGCGCGGGAGCTGTTTCATCTTGCACCCGCGGTCGCGGTGAAGTTTCGACGCTTTCCCTCTCGCTCAGCCGCGCTGAAGCGGGCGACGGAGGCAGCGTTGACCAGCTACGTAGCAAACCTGGACAGCCAGGCAGCGACGCTGTCTGATCCTCGGCTGGCGTTCGCCTTCTGCTACTTGGCGAGTCATTTCGGGTTGGGGCTGGTCGACATGGCCACGGTCGAGACGGTGATGGGGTTCGTGGAACGCCACAAGGGGCAACTGAGTGCGACTGGACCGCGTGAAGCCTAACCTGCGGGTGAACCTGTCGGTCCGGCCTGTCACGGCCCGTGCAAAGAACGCACGGTCCGCGCCACCCCGGCCCGCGGGTTACCCGCGCCGTTATCCGCAGCAAGGAGGATACAGCGTGAAAGGCATTCAGTTCGTAGTTGACGGTTCGGGCCGCAAGACGGCCGTCCAGATCGACCTCAAGAAGCAAGGCCGCTTATGGGAGGACTTCTACGATCGTGCGCTGACAAAGCGGCGTGCGGCTGAGCCACGAGAATCGCTGGCGAGCGTAAAGAAGCGGGTCCTGGGCTTGCGACAGCGACGTCGGCGTGGCTGAGTACTCCGTCGTCTTTGCGCGGTCGGCGCGCCGTGAGCTCGAACAGCTCGACGCCTTGATCGCGCGACGGATCATCTCGCGCATCGAGGCTCTCGGATCGACCCCGAGGCCACCCGGGTGCGTGAAGCTACAGGGAGCCAATGACCTTTGGCGTATCCGCGTCAGCGACTATCGCGTGATCTACTCGATCGACGACCGTGCACACGT encodes the following:
- a CDS encoding type II toxin-antitoxin system RelE/ParE family toxin, with the translated sequence MAEYSVVFARSARRELEQLDALIARRIISRIEALGSTPRPPGCVKLQGANDLWRIRVSDYRVIYSIDDRAHVVDISAVRHRSDAYR